A stretch of Perognathus longimembris pacificus isolate PPM17 chromosome 1, ASM2315922v1, whole genome shotgun sequence DNA encodes these proteins:
- the Etfbkmt gene encoding electron transfer flavoprotein beta subunit lysine methyltransferase, producing the protein MALSCGWQAPRSQWYLQKAYRYAGFSLFLGDRCPWRGAGSPVNAEVKKFLEKNTEVTSTGNLTPEIQLRLLTPRCKFWWERADLWPFGDPYWAIYWPGGQALSRYLLDNPGVVRGKSVLDLGSGCGATAMAAKMSGASQILANDTDPIAGMAIALNCELNRLDPFPILTEDILDMEQEKWDLVVLGDMFYDDDLADRLHQWLRSCRGTYGTRILIGDPGRPQFTGHRIQQQLCKIVEFSLPEPTQQENNGLTTSAVWEFWP; encoded by the exons ATGGCATTGAGCTGTGGCTGGCAAGCTCCTAGGAGCCAGTGGTATCTCCAGAAGGCCTACAGATATGCGGGCTTCTCCCTGTTTCTGGGGGACCGCTGTCCCTGGAGAGGAGCAGGAAGCCCTGTAAACGCAGAGGTGAAAAAGTTTCTTGAAAAGAACACAGAAGTCACCAGCACTGGCAACCTCACCCCCGAAATCCAGCTACGACTTTTGACCCCCAGATGCAAGTTCTGGTGGGAAAGAGCTGACCTGTGGCCTTTTGGTGATCCTTACTGGGCCATCTACTGGCCTGGAGGCCAAGCCCTGTCTAG GTATCTCTTGGATAATCCTGGTGTTGTGAGAGGAAAGTCAGTGCTAGACCTCGGGAGTGGGTGTGGAGCCACAGCCATGGCTGCGAAGATGAGTGGGGCCTCACAGATCCTGGCCAATGACACagacccca TTGCAGGAATGGCTATTGCACTGAATTGTGAACTGAATCGACTGGATCCTTTCCCTATCTTAACTGAAGACATTTTGGATATGGAACAGGAGAAATGGGACCTGGTTGTCCTTGGAGATATGTTTTATGATGATGATCTTGCTGACAGGCTCCATCAGTGGTTGAGGAGCTGCCGTGGGACCTATGGAACGCGAATCCTGATTGGTGACCCTGGCCGTCCCCAGTTCACAGGACACCGCATCCAACAGCAGCTGTGTAAAATAGTGGAGTTCTCCCTGCCTGAGCCCACCCAGCAGGAGAACAATGGATTGACAACAAGCGCAGTGTGGGaattctggccttga